From the genome of Fulvia fulva chromosome 12, complete sequence:
AGATCGGTAAGGGAAAGGAACAAGTGAACAAGGCAGAGTGCAGCTTGCGACCAGTAGTAAACGACATGGTATCGGAGCACTTGCGTGCAGTATCGCACTCGGACGCTGGTACATATAGCCAGAAAGCACATGGATGCCTCTATGCATCGTATCAAGACCCTCCCAGACTGGCTGCTGCAGATCAGCCAGTGCATCTTGCACTCCAGTGCTCGAAACCTCGATCTAGCTGTGGAGATTCTGAGAGATCTTGTGCGGCCCAAATCCAGATGCCGTATTCTCTGGTCACTGGTATGCCTGTTTCTGGAGGTCTGGCCCGTCCCGGCGATGCTGCCACATCTCGGTGGCGAAGAAGTTGAGTCGATGGCCGGATCCCTCATCTTCCCAATAACACGCTCATCTAGTTTCATCAATACGAGTTCGTCAGATCCTCATATACCAGATATATACTACTTACCGCCATCGCCACGCAGCACAAGCTGACATATGGGCTCAGCCTTTCGCCGATCCTCGCTGCTCTCCAGAATGTGCCGAGAGGTCTGTGCCGGCTATCAGTAAGAGCGTTCATCAAGTTCATGAATGAGTTCGAAAGACGTTACCCAGACTTGTTGCGATCTAGCCACGTCGGGAAGATGCCGTGGAGATATGTGCAGGAGCAGATGAAGAGTAAGACGACCAGGAGGAAGGTCTGAAATTTGAGGATGCCAAACATCGTGGTTCACGTCGAGATGGTGTGTAAAGGTGGTGGTATCGCGAAGTCTTCTGAATGCGTAGCTCTCTGCTGTGGTGCTGAAGTCGTAAGGTGTGTATTTCAGACGTCTTCTTGAGGCGTGTTGTCGTTGCCTTTAGGTTCACCTCGACACGTGGCGTCGCGGACTGAGCGCGTCGGCTCATTCCGACGACAGTCGCTCTTGACTTCAACTCGATCTTGTGAAGCACCACAACCACTCTCCACACATTCAACACCCCCCTCTCGATTTCACCCCGACCGCAACATCACTACACCACCAAAATGACCGAACCCCGCGCCCGCCCACGCCCAAAAGACCGCACCAACTTCTCCGACCCCGACTTGCGCGGCCTCCTCTACGCCTTCGGCGACGTTTCCTCCGGCTCTCTACCAGAGACCATCCGCGTTCTAGACGAGATTCTCACAGACTTCATCATCGAGTCCTGCCACATCGCCGCTACCTCCGCATCCTACTCACGCCGTCAAAAGATAAAACAAGACGATTTCCGCTGGGTGTTGCGACACAATGGACAGATGCTGGGACGTGTGAATGAGCAGTTGGCACGTGAGAAGGTGCTGAAGATGCAGAGGAAGGCGATTGATTTTGATGGAATGGTGAGTAGTAGCATGGAGGGCTGAGATGCGTGGGTTGTGGAGAGTGCTAATGAGAATACAGGCTGGCAAGGAGAATGCAGCGGATCTAGCAGATTTGGCAGAGGTCGGTGGAGCGGAGGAGGAGCTCAAGAAGAAGGGCCGTGGTCGTGGGCGGAGAAAGAGGAAGGCTGATGGCGACGCGGAAGGTGATGCGACGGACGCGAAGAAGGTCAAGAAGTCGGTTGCATAGGATGAATCGGCACTGGACAGGATCTTGAGTGAAGTGTCATGAGCGAGAATGGCATCATGCGTTACAGCGAAGGCGTTAGGGATAAGGCATGCTTTGGAGATACCCACACAG
Proteins encoded in this window:
- a CDS encoding Transcription initiation factor TFIID subunit 13, whose product is MTEPRARPRPKDRTNFSDPDLRGLLYAFGDVSSGSLPETIRVLDEILTDFIIESCHIAATSASYSRRQKIKQDDFRWVLRHNGQMLGRVNEQLAREKVLKMQRKAIDFDGMAGKENAADLADLAEVGGAEEELKKKGRGRGRRKRKADGDAEGDATDAKKVKKSVA